One Streptomyces lincolnensis genomic region harbors:
- a CDS encoding L-fucose/L-arabinose isomerase family protein: protein MATTEPTTLAADRAAALRDLLPPVTRRRTRVGLVAGGLGTYWPQFPGLLPQLKESAAYVTERLQQLDAEVVDVGFVSDAQDGAAAAEQLRRADCDLIVLFLTTYLTSSMVLPIAQRSHTPVLVIDLQPSERMDHPSFDTGAWLAYCAQCSVPEVGNVFRRAGIPFRSVSGWLRQESAWRRIEQWVRAAHVRAALRHARHGLMGHLYPGMLDVSTDLTLLPATFGSHVEVLEFDDLRHRVERVTEAETRERMALARKVFTLDDSVVDEDFAWGATVSVGLDRLVEEFGLDTLAYYHRGLDGELHERLGAGMILGASLLTARGVPAAGEYELRTSLAQLVSQSVGGGGSFTEIQALNFEDGVVEMGHDGPAHLAVSARDPLLRGLGVYHGKRGWGVSVEFDVQPGPVTLLGVGQDADGSLSFIASEGTVVPGPLLEIGNTTSRVDFGRDPGEWVDEWSATGVGHHWSLALGRHAADFRAAASLLGIDYREV from the coding sequence ATGGCAACGACCGAACCCACCACCCTGGCCGCGGACCGTGCTGCCGCCCTGCGCGATCTGCTGCCGCCGGTGACCCGCCGCCGCACGCGCGTCGGGCTGGTGGCCGGCGGGCTCGGCACCTACTGGCCGCAGTTCCCCGGGCTCCTCCCGCAGTTGAAGGAGTCGGCCGCTTACGTCACGGAGCGCCTCCAGCAGCTGGACGCCGAGGTCGTCGACGTCGGGTTCGTCTCCGACGCCCAGGACGGGGCGGCCGCCGCCGAGCAGCTGCGCCGCGCGGACTGCGATCTGATCGTGCTGTTCCTGACGACCTATCTGACCTCGTCGATGGTGCTGCCGATCGCGCAGCGCTCGCACACCCCCGTCCTGGTCATCGACCTCCAGCCGTCGGAGCGGATGGACCACCCCTCCTTCGACACCGGCGCCTGGCTGGCGTACTGCGCGCAGTGCTCGGTGCCGGAGGTCGGCAACGTCTTCCGGCGGGCCGGTATCCCCTTCCGGTCGGTGTCGGGCTGGCTGCGTCAGGAGTCGGCCTGGCGGCGCATCGAGCAGTGGGTGCGCGCCGCGCATGTGCGGGCGGCGCTCCGGCACGCCCGGCACGGCCTGATGGGGCATCTGTATCCGGGCATGCTCGACGTGTCGACCGATCTGACGCTGCTTCCGGCGACGTTCGGCTCGCATGTCGAGGTGCTGGAGTTCGACGACCTGCGGCATCGGGTGGAGCGGGTGACCGAGGCGGAGACGCGTGAGCGCATGGCGCTCGCCCGCAAGGTCTTCACCCTCGACGACAGCGTGGTGGACGAGGACTTCGCCTGGGGGGCGACGGTGTCGGTCGGCCTGGACCGGCTGGTGGAGGAGTTCGGCCTCGACACCCTCGCCTACTACCACCGCGGACTCGACGGCGAACTGCACGAGCGGCTGGGCGCCGGCATGATCCTGGGTGCCTCCCTGCTCACGGCCCGGGGCGTGCCGGCGGCGGGCGAGTACGAACTGCGCACGAGCCTCGCCCAGCTGGTCTCCCAGAGTGTGGGCGGCGGGGGCTCCTTCACGGAGATCCAGGCCCTCAACTTCGAGGACGGCGTGGTGGAGATGGGCCATGACGGTCCCGCCCATCTCGCCGTCTCCGCCCGTGATCCGCTGCTGCGTGGCCTGGGCGTCTACCACGGCAAGCGGGGCTGGGGCGTCAGCGTGGAGTTCGACGTGCAGCCCGGCCCCGTCACGCTCCTCGGTGTGGGCCAGGACGCCGACGGCAGTCTGTCGTTCATCGCCTCCGAGGGGACCGTGGTCCCCGGCCCGCTGCTGGAGATCGGCAACACCACCAGCCGGGTCGACTTCGGCCGGGACCCGGGCGAGTGGGTCGACGAGTGGAGCGCCACGGGCGTCGGTCACCACTGGTCCCTGGCTCTCGGCCGGCACGCGGCCGACTTCAGGGCCGCGGCGAGTCTGCTCGGCATCGACTACCGGGAGGTGTGA
- a CDS encoding FadR/GntR family transcriptional regulator, with protein sequence MASAVDEVSDRLLTAIAVGDFLPGERLPTERELTGLLRVSRPTVREAVGRLQALGVIDIRRGRNGGAFVRDSWSESSAAAVRRTLLPRRAEFEQLFDLRGLVEGMVAATAARRRRPEDLEPMREALAAHLGASTPREEQAADSAFHQAVCAATHNPQIARLSRDLLSRISLGFPIEPWGKGERSHHHRAGEGHTALYEAVAAGEPERAEEIARSHFMISAEMIREVLARVRGEEPA encoded by the coding sequence GTGGCCTCGGCCGTCGACGAGGTCTCCGACCGGCTGCTCACCGCGATCGCCGTCGGGGACTTCCTGCCGGGCGAACGGCTGCCCACCGAACGTGAGCTCACCGGGCTGCTGCGGGTGAGCCGCCCCACCGTGCGCGAGGCCGTCGGGCGTCTGCAGGCCCTGGGTGTCATCGACATCCGCCGGGGCCGCAACGGCGGAGCCTTTGTCCGCGACAGCTGGAGCGAGTCCTCCGCGGCCGCCGTACGCCGTACGCTGCTGCCCCGCAGGGCGGAGTTCGAGCAGCTCTTCGACCTGCGCGGATTGGTGGAGGGCATGGTGGCCGCGACGGCCGCCCGGCGCCGCCGGCCCGAGGACCTCGAACCGATGCGCGAGGCCCTGGCCGCGCACCTCGGCGCGAGCACGCCCCGCGAGGAGCAGGCCGCCGACAGCGCGTTCCACCAGGCCGTCTGCGCGGCCACGCACAACCCGCAGATCGCCCGGCTGAGCCGAGATCTGCTCTCCCGGATCAGCCTCGGCTTCCCGATCGAGCCCTGGGGCAAGGGCGAGCGGTCCCACCACCACCGCGCCGGAGAGGGCCACACGGCCCTGTACGAGGCCGTCGCGGCGGGCGAGCCCGAACGCGCGGAGGAGATCGCACGGTCTCACTTCATGATCAGCGCCGAGATGATCCGCGAGGTGCTGGCCCGGGTCCGCGGGGAGGAGCCGGCCTGA
- a CDS encoding proline iminopeptidase-family hydrolase, with translation MAIPEPNHTGTVDFNGWSTWYRITGEPGRTPLVVLHGGPGAGHQYTLSIAGIAEQGRPVVHYDQLGTGLSTHLPDKGADFWTVQLFLDELDHLLKTLGIADAYHLLGQSWGGMLAAEHAVRRPPGLRGLVIADSPASMELWLTAAAELRAALPAQVQQTLLAHEAAGTTDHPDYRAAEQVFNERHVCRLTPNPPEVQATWANIEADPTVYHTMNGPNEFHVVGTLKNWSVIDRLHLVQAPTLLVSGRYDEATPETVRPFADRIPDVRWHMFEHSSHMPHVEEEELFLRVVGEFLDSTD, from the coding sequence GTGGCGATCCCCGAACCGAACCACACCGGAACCGTCGACTTCAACGGCTGGTCCACCTGGTACCGGATCACCGGCGAACCGGGCAGGACACCGCTGGTGGTCCTGCACGGCGGTCCCGGCGCCGGCCACCAGTACACCCTGAGCATCGCGGGCATCGCCGAGCAGGGGCGCCCGGTGGTGCACTACGACCAGCTCGGCACCGGACTGTCCACCCACCTGCCCGACAAAGGCGCGGACTTCTGGACCGTCCAGCTCTTCCTCGACGAACTCGACCATCTGCTCAAGACGTTGGGCATCGCCGACGCCTACCACCTCCTCGGCCAGTCCTGGGGCGGCATGCTCGCCGCCGAGCACGCCGTGCGCAGGCCGCCCGGGCTGCGCGGGCTGGTCATCGCCGACTCCCCCGCGTCGATGGAGCTGTGGCTCACGGCGGCCGCCGAACTGCGCGCCGCGCTTCCCGCGCAGGTCCAGCAGACCCTGCTCGCCCACGAGGCGGCCGGGACCACGGACCACCCCGACTACCGGGCGGCCGAACAGGTCTTCAACGAGCGCCATGTCTGCCGTCTGACACCCAACCCGCCCGAGGTGCAGGCCACTTGGGCCAACATCGAGGCCGATCCGACCGTGTACCACACGATGAACGGCCCCAACGAGTTCCATGTCGTCGGCACGCTCAAGAACTGGTCCGTCATCGACCGGCTGCACCTGGTCCAGGCGCCCACCCTGCTGGTGTCCGGACGGTACGACGAGGCGACTCCCGAGACCGTCCGCCCTTTCGCCGACCGCATCCCCGACGTGCGCTGGCACATGTTCGAGCACTCCAGCCACATGCCGCACGTCGAGGAGGAGGAGCTCTTCCTCCGGGTCGTCGGCGAGTTCCTCGACTCCACCGACTGA
- a CDS encoding ABC transporter substrate-binding protein, whose translation MPLLARRGALAAATVALTLTAACSSSDSGSSSNPSASSSGSGSSAFQPQHKGGTLKLVAHAAAGSLDPQVNYTLQYWQLYQSMYDGLLAFKKVGGDRSFTVVPDLAAAMPKVTNGGRTYTFTLRKGVTFSNGKALTTDDVVASFERVFKVSSPTAGTFYNGIVGADACLKKPASCTLPKGVTGDAGANTVTVNLTAPDPEFAYKLAVPHASVVPKDSPAKDSGTKPLPTTGPYMAASYDPNRALKLVRNPHFKEWSREAQPQGYPDAIDYTFGQTVESEVTAVENGQADWMYDAPPADRLDEIGTKYASQAHVNPLTAFWYATLNVNMAPFDNKLARQAINWAVDRSAVVRLYGGTNLASPACTILPPGFPGHVDKCAYTKGGGTTWKAADLAKAKELVKRSGTAGQEVGIVVQDDDVNKSIGQYLQSLLTQLGYKATLKPLSGNIQFTYIQNTKNKVQLALTSWYQDYPAASDFLNVLLSCASFRPGSDSSINISGFCDKGVDARMRAALKTMQTDPAGANKQWGALDQDIMAESPVVPLINPKMIDFTSTRVGNYQFSKQFYMLVGQLWVK comes from the coding sequence ATGCCCCTCCTCGCGAGACGGGGCGCGCTGGCCGCCGCCACCGTCGCCCTCACCCTCACCGCCGCCTGTTCGTCGTCCGATTCGGGCTCCTCCTCGAATCCGAGCGCGTCCTCCTCCGGCTCCGGTTCCTCCGCCTTCCAGCCGCAGCACAAGGGCGGCACCCTCAAGCTCGTCGCCCACGCGGCCGCCGGCAGCCTCGACCCGCAGGTCAACTACACGCTCCAGTACTGGCAGTTGTACCAGTCGATGTACGACGGGCTGCTCGCGTTCAAGAAGGTGGGCGGCGACCGGTCGTTCACCGTCGTCCCCGACCTGGCCGCGGCGATGCCGAAGGTGACCAACGGCGGCAGGACCTACACCTTCACCCTGCGCAAGGGCGTCACCTTCTCCAACGGCAAGGCCCTGACCACCGATGACGTGGTGGCGTCCTTCGAGCGCGTCTTCAAGGTCTCCAGCCCCACCGCGGGCACCTTCTACAACGGCATCGTCGGAGCCGACGCCTGTCTGAAGAAGCCGGCGTCCTGCACCCTGCCCAAGGGCGTGACCGGCGACGCCGGGGCGAACACGGTCACCGTCAACCTCACCGCCCCGGACCCGGAGTTCGCGTACAAACTGGCCGTCCCGCACGCCAGTGTCGTACCGAAGGACTCGCCGGCGAAGGACTCCGGCACCAAGCCGCTGCCGACGACCGGCCCGTACATGGCCGCCTCCTACGACCCGAACCGGGCCCTGAAGCTGGTGCGCAACCCGCACTTCAAGGAGTGGTCGCGTGAGGCCCAGCCCCAGGGCTACCCCGACGCCATCGACTACACCTTCGGCCAGACCGTCGAGTCCGAGGTGACCGCCGTCGAGAACGGCCAGGCGGACTGGATGTACGACGCCCCGCCCGCCGACCGCCTGGACGAGATCGGCACCAAGTACGCCTCCCAGGCACATGTGAACCCGCTGACGGCGTTCTGGTACGCGACCCTGAACGTCAACATGGCGCCCTTCGACAACAAGCTGGCGCGCCAGGCGATCAACTGGGCCGTCGACCGGTCGGCCGTGGTCCGGCTCTACGGCGGGACCAACCTCGCCTCTCCCGCGTGCACGATCCTGCCGCCGGGCTTCCCCGGGCACGTCGACAAGTGCGCCTACACCAAGGGCGGCGGCACCACCTGGAAGGCGGCGGACCTCGCCAAGGCCAAGGAGCTGGTGAAGCGGTCCGGCACGGCGGGGCAGGAGGTCGGGATCGTCGTCCAGGACGACGACGTCAACAAGTCGATCGGGCAGTACCTGCAGAGCCTGCTCACCCAGCTCGGCTACAAGGCGACGCTCAAACCGCTCTCGGGGAACATCCAGTTCACCTACATCCAGAACACCAAGAACAAGGTGCAGCTGGCGCTGACGTCCTGGTACCAGGACTATCCGGCGGCCTCGGACTTCCTCAACGTGTTGCTGTCCTGCGCCTCGTTCCGCCCGGGCAGCGACTCCAGCATCAACATCTCCGGGTTCTGCGACAAGGGCGTCGACGCCAGGATGCGGGCCGCGCTGAAGACCATGCAGACCGACCCCGCAGGCGCGAACAAGCAGTGGGGCGCCCTCGACCAGGACATCATGGCCGAGTCCCCGGTCGTCCCGCTGATCAACCCGAAGATGATCGACTTCACGTCGACGCGGGTCGGCAACTACCAGTTCAGCAAGCAGTTCTACATGCTGGTCGGGCAGCTGTGGGTGAAGTGA
- a CDS encoding ABC transporter permease: MTSAPTAGVRRPPGPWRTAATDLLHNRPAMAAAAVLLIVVLASLCAPLYADHIAHTDPFQSHVSGTTVVDGRTVPVLTPSSTGLGLGVTPIGPTWDPAHYFLGADNQGRDVMARLLYGGRTSLFIGVTAAVLTCVLGTAVGVVAGYAGGVVDAVISRILDVIWAFPVYLLAICLSVVLLTDGLRLGPLRVDAGSLWLPVTIIAAIYVPYIARPLRGQVLVLRNKEYIQAAVGSGAATPRILRREVLPNVVPTAIVFVPLMTALAMLTESALSFLSVGVQPPDASWGTIIQDGLGLLYTRPAVTVAPGLLIALTTAALNVLGDGVRDTLDPGARLRGGV; the protein is encoded by the coding sequence GTGACGTCCGCCCCGACGGCAGGGGTCCGGCGCCCGCCGGGCCCCTGGCGGACCGCCGCCACCGACCTGCTGCACAACCGGCCGGCGATGGCCGCGGCCGCGGTGCTGCTGATCGTCGTGCTGGCGAGCCTGTGCGCCCCGCTGTACGCGGACCACATCGCCCACACCGACCCGTTCCAGTCCCACGTCTCCGGCACCACGGTCGTCGACGGCAGGACCGTACCGGTGCTCACCCCGAGCAGCACCGGCCTCGGCCTCGGTGTCACCCCGATCGGCCCGACCTGGGATCCCGCCCACTACTTCCTCGGCGCCGACAACCAGGGCCGCGACGTCATGGCCCGGCTGCTGTACGGCGGGCGCACGAGCCTGTTCATCGGGGTCACGGCGGCCGTGCTGACCTGCGTCCTGGGGACCGCCGTGGGAGTGGTCGCCGGTTACGCGGGCGGGGTCGTGGACGCCGTCATCTCCCGGATCCTGGACGTGATCTGGGCGTTCCCGGTGTATCTGCTGGCCATCTGCCTGTCGGTGGTCCTGCTCACCGACGGGCTCAGGCTCGGTCCGCTGCGTGTGGACGCGGGCAGTCTCTGGCTGCCCGTCACGATCATCGCGGCGATCTACGTGCCGTACATCGCCCGCCCGTTGCGCGGCCAGGTGCTGGTGCTGCGGAACAAGGAGTACATCCAGGCGGCCGTCGGCTCCGGCGCGGCCACCCCGCGCATCCTGCGCCGCGAGGTCCTGCCGAACGTCGTGCCCACCGCGATCGTCTTCGTGCCGCTGATGACCGCGCTGGCCATGCTCACCGAGTCGGCCCTGTCCTTCCTGTCCGTCGGTGTGCAGCCGCCCGACGCCAGCTGGGGGACGATCATCCAGGACGGTCTGGGGCTGCTCTACACCCGCCCCGCCGTGACCGTCGCCCCCGGTCTGCTGATCGCCCTGACCACGGCCGCGCTGAACGTCCTCGGCGACGGGGTGCGCGACACGCTCGATCCGGGTGCCCGGCTGCGCGGAGGGGTGTGA
- a CDS encoding ABC transporter permease, with protein sequence MLYFTLRRFASALLVMFAISVLVFLIFFATPGADPAARIAGRNADPATLAQVRHSFGLDRPMPVRYLLMMRHLLIDRDLESFVNRGSRVIPQIVQATPVTLSLVIGAALIWMTAGILMGTAAATLRGRAADPLIMLVGVVGVSLPAYWLGEVVNLLTQKQLHDSLFSWVPPPGYADLSGGPGQWALHLLFPWLTLALLYAGIYARLLRGEVVTALGEDYVRTARAKGLSERRILLRHALRCSLIPIVSLFGLDFGALVGGAALLTEVVFGLPGIGKLTFDALQNLDLPVIMGTVLYAAFFVVLANALVDILYARLDPRARHA encoded by the coding sequence ATGCTGTATTTCACCCTCAGACGGTTCGCGTCCGCCCTCCTGGTGATGTTCGCGATCAGCGTTCTGGTCTTCCTGATCTTCTTCGCCACTCCGGGGGCCGATCCGGCGGCCCGTATCGCGGGCCGCAACGCCGATCCGGCCACCCTCGCCCAGGTGCGGCACTCCTTCGGCCTGGACCGCCCGATGCCCGTCCGCTATCTGCTGATGATGCGTCACCTGCTGATCGACCGGGACCTGGAGTCGTTCGTCAACCGCGGCTCCCGGGTCATCCCGCAGATCGTGCAGGCCACCCCGGTCACCCTGTCCCTGGTCATCGGCGCGGCGCTGATCTGGATGACGGCCGGCATCCTCATGGGTACGGCGGCGGCCACCCTGCGCGGCCGGGCGGCCGACCCGCTGATCATGCTGGTCGGTGTGGTGGGCGTCTCGCTGCCGGCCTACTGGCTCGGCGAGGTCGTCAACCTCCTCACCCAGAAGCAGCTGCACGACTCACTCTTCTCCTGGGTGCCACCGCCGGGATACGCCGACCTGAGCGGGGGCCCGGGCCAGTGGGCGCTGCACCTGCTCTTCCCCTGGCTGACGCTGGCCCTGCTGTACGCCGGGATCTACGCCCGGCTGCTGCGCGGCGAGGTCGTCACCGCGCTCGGTGAGGACTACGTCCGCACGGCCCGGGCCAAGGGCCTGTCCGAGCGGCGGATCCTGTTGCGGCACGCGCTGCGCTGCTCGCTCATCCCGATCGTGTCGCTGTTCGGCCTGGACTTCGGCGCGCTGGTGGGCGGGGCCGCGCTGCTGACCGAGGTGGTCTTCGGGCTGCCCGGCATCGGCAAGCTCACCTTCGACGCCCTCCAGAACCTCGACCTGCCCGTGATCATGGGGACCGTCCTGTACGCGGCGTTCTTCGTGGTCCTCGCCAACGCGCTGGTGGACATCCTGTACGCCCGACTCGACCCGAGGGCCCGCCATGCCTGA
- a CDS encoding ABC transporter ATP-binding protein has product MPDQPLLDVRDLSVRFRTRQGPVTAVDGLSFSVAPGEVLGVVGESGSGKSVSMLAVLRLLTHPDVMVSGHVLFRGRDLLALPDKEMRAVRGREIAMVFQDPMTALTPVYTVGWQIAEQIRAHEQVSRKEARTRAVRLLSDVGIPDAASRVHAYPHEFSGGMRQRAVIAMALSCGPALLIADEPTTALDVTVQAQILDLMRELNTRGSAMVLITHDMGVVSQIADRVLVMYGGRAAEEGPRRAVFHGPRHPYTWGLLDSVPRVGGPRLRRLPTIAGMPVSPGAVPEGCAFAPRCRLRHERCEERPALAGGTHRDACWLPPDDRQSLRLTTRTGIDTEAAS; this is encoded by the coding sequence ATGCCTGACCAACCCCTGCTGGACGTACGCGACTTGAGCGTGCGCTTCCGCACCCGCCAAGGCCCCGTCACCGCCGTGGACGGACTCTCCTTCTCCGTGGCTCCCGGTGAGGTCCTGGGCGTGGTGGGCGAGTCCGGCTCCGGAAAGAGCGTGTCGATGCTGGCCGTGCTGCGGCTGCTGACCCACCCCGACGTCATGGTGTCCGGTCACGTCCTCTTCCGGGGCCGCGACCTGCTCGCCCTGCCCGACAAGGAGATGCGAGCGGTGCGCGGCCGGGAGATCGCGATGGTCTTCCAGGACCCGATGACCGCGCTGACCCCCGTCTACACGGTGGGCTGGCAGATCGCCGAGCAGATCCGGGCGCACGAGCAGGTGTCCCGCAAGGAGGCGCGGACCCGCGCGGTCCGGCTGCTCTCCGACGTCGGCATCCCCGACGCCGCCTCGCGGGTGCATGCCTACCCGCACGAGTTCTCCGGCGGTATGCGCCAGCGCGCGGTCATCGCCATGGCTCTCTCGTGCGGCCCCGCGCTGCTGATCGCCGACGAGCCGACCACGGCGCTGGACGTCACGGTGCAGGCCCAGATCCTGGACCTGATGCGCGAGTTGAACACCCGCGGCTCGGCGATGGTCCTCATCACGCACGACATGGGCGTGGTCTCGCAGATCGCCGACCGGGTCCTGGTCATGTACGGCGGCCGGGCGGCGGAGGAAGGTCCGCGCCGGGCGGTCTTCCACGGGCCCCGGCACCCGTACACCTGGGGGCTGCTCGACTCGGTGCCCCGCGTCGGCGGACCCCGGCTGCGGCGGCTGCCCACCATTGCGGGCATGCCCGTGTCGCCCGGTGCCGTCCCGGAGGGATGCGCCTTCGCGCCGCGCTGCCGGTTGCGGCACGAGCGGTGCGAGGAGCGGCCCGCGCTGGCCGGCGGCACCCATCGCGACGCGTGCTGGCTGCCGCCGGACGACCGGCAGTCACTCCGCCTGACGACAAGGACCGGCATCGACACGGAGGCGGCATCGTGA
- a CDS encoding ABC transporter ATP-binding protein produces MTAQDIAGAGDVLLRAKDVTKHYPLGRKVLRAVDGVSLEVRTGETLGVVGESGCGKSTLGRCLVRLTELTGGQVEFDGQDISGLSARRLRPVRPGMQLVFQDPYASLNPRRRAGDIVAEPLLVHRYGDAAAVRRRVAELFDVVGLAGAHLDRYPHEFSGGQRQRIGIARALATDPRLIVADEPVSALDVSIQAQVLNLFADLQEEFALTYVFIAHDLGVVRHVSDRIAVMYLGEIVELAGTEELYESPAHPYTQALLSAVPDIDDGTDAPVRERIVLTGEVPNPVDRPTGCPFRTRCPYVRERCVVERPRLTATDSGRRTACHYPLAS; encoded by the coding sequence GTGACCGCACAGGACATCGCGGGGGCGGGTGACGTCCTGTTGCGCGCCAAGGACGTCACCAAGCACTACCCCCTGGGCCGCAAGGTGCTGCGTGCCGTCGACGGCGTGTCCCTGGAGGTGCGCACCGGCGAAACCCTCGGTGTGGTCGGCGAGTCGGGCTGCGGCAAATCCACCCTGGGCCGCTGTCTGGTCCGGCTCACCGAACTCACCGGCGGGCAGGTCGAGTTCGACGGGCAGGACATCTCCGGCCTGTCCGCTCGCCGGCTGCGCCCCGTGCGCCCGGGCATGCAGCTGGTCTTCCAGGACCCGTACGCCTCGCTCAACCCCCGCCGCCGCGCCGGGGACATCGTGGCCGAGCCCCTTCTCGTGCACCGCTACGGCGACGCTGCCGCCGTCCGCCGCCGGGTCGCCGAGCTCTTCGACGTCGTAGGACTGGCCGGGGCACATCTGGACCGGTATCCGCACGAGTTCTCCGGCGGTCAGCGGCAACGCATCGGCATCGCCCGCGCGTTGGCCACGGACCCAAGGCTGATCGTCGCCGACGAGCCGGTGTCCGCGCTGGACGTGTCGATCCAGGCGCAGGTCCTGAACCTGTTCGCCGATCTCCAGGAGGAGTTCGCGCTCACCTACGTCTTCATCGCGCACGACCTCGGCGTGGTCCGGCATGTGTCGGACCGGATCGCCGTCATGTATCTGGGTGAGATCGTCGAACTGGCCGGCACGGAGGAGCTGTACGAGTCCCCCGCCCACCCCTACACACAGGCGCTGCTGTCGGCGGTGCCCGACATCGACGACGGCACCGACGCGCCGGTCCGGGAGCGCATCGTCCTCACCGGCGAGGTGCCCAACCCGGTGGACAGGCCGACGGGCTGCCCGTTCCGCACCCGCTGCCCGTACGTGCGCGAGCGCTGTGTCGTGGAACGCCCGCGGCTCACGGCGACGGACTCCGGCCGCCGCACCGCCTGCCACTATCCGCTGGCCTCTTGA